The following DNA comes from Hordeum vulgare subsp. vulgare chromosome 3H, MorexV3_pseudomolecules_assembly, whole genome shotgun sequence.
ACCACGCTTGGATCTTGATTTCTCTTCTTTCGGCCCCAAGAACCGATTCCTGCAGTCTGCTGTTGATGATTTCTCTCGTCCTTTGAGCCACTGCATCCACAGTTCAATCGATTTAATTtaatttgtttgtttgtttgttaaccaggttcatgcatgcatgcttgcATATATAGTGAACGaaagaaaatatatatatatatatatatatatatatatatatatatatatatatatatatatatatatatatatatatatatatatatgcatgctgAAAGATTGATGAAGAAATTAAGTGCATGCAGTGCAGATATACCTTGAGCCGTCGTGCTTCATTAGGAAATGCAGCATCCACAAGCTGGATATCTTCATCAGTGCATACAAACATGCGATTGTGATTGTCAGCATGGCTACTCTTCCATTGGACCAAGTAATAAGGTTGGCCATGTATTATCTTGATCCGTTTAACCGAATGGAATTCATACTGGTGGTCATCATCAAGAATTAGCAGCAGTGATTTGGATTTGGAATTGGACGAAGCGGCCATCTCGCGTAAATAAATGGTTGATAGCATCGGCAGCATGTGGCGTCCGATATCTGATTTCCCCCACTTCCCATACGATAACATGTCCACCAAAGCCTCAATATTAGGCTGCTCATTCCACACAAGCGATGGAACATCCGATTCTGCATGCacatacgtacgtacgtacgtacggtcACTCCCAGCTAgctagctatatatatatatatatatatatatatagtgacgAACAAAGTCTGAATTATATATATACCAAATACCTGTATCCAAATTGTCATCACATAGATATAGTTTAATGATCTCCTCATTTGGGAAATTTGGGTGAgcagctaatcttttcaagacatTATTGGTTTTCCAATTCAGATCACGATCACGCGCCTAGCATTAATTAGGAACAGATCGAGTCTTATTAGTATTCTTGTGTACACATGCAGTACATAATTTTGATTTCTAATtaactgcatgcatgcatgcatgtaattcaagaccttgtgaaagctaGGACATTGAGATGCGAAAGCTGCAGGTGGGTAAATTCCTTTACTGATTGCGCGTAATCTGGAATGAGCAAAAATAAGATAATAATAATGAGAAAGACAAGACAAGAAAGAAAGAAGTagtcatcatatatatatatatatatatatatatatatatatatccaagaAAAACGTATATATGTACTCACTCATCCAAGATGTTGTCTTGATGAAACAATTGCACAAAGTCAAGAGCGGTCTCAAGACCCACACCAGGCACCCCCTGCAGATCATAGTCATTGCCGATAAGAAGCGCCATGGCGATCATTCGTGTCCTAGTCAACCCAATGCCATCCTGGATGTGTGCCATGTTGTAGCACTCGAAAGGTTCCTTTGCATTGGAGCGAAACACTTTGATGACAGTATGGGCTCCACAGAGGAAGGCGTCGCTGTCAGAGGTAATGCAGGCGTCCACCTTACCCTCACGATTCAACTGAGCGCAGAGTGCTTCGGCCTCGCCCTTTGCCCGGAGTATGGGCATTCCCAGATGCCCAAGCAGTTGCTGCATATGCATGCATGCTCTAattaagatgagaagaagaagaagaagaagaagagactagctaggtagagagaagaagaagaagaagaagaagaagaagaagaagaagaagaagaagaagagacgaaCGTACCACACATTCGTGGACGCATCGCGTGAAGGGGTCACTCGTGGCCCTGGCCTTGAGAGGCGACGGCATGCCGTCCAAGACGAACACCGGGAACGCCCCCATCTTGGAGAAGAGCGACAGCGTGCGGAAGAAGATGTTGCGGCGGGTGGGCGACTTGGTGCTCATGGCGGAGACGATCCACGACGAGAGGTcgacggcgacgcggcggccgcgGAGATACCCGCTGCCTTCCTGCCGCGCGTACGGCTGCAGGGCCTTCCAGAAACCGCCGCGGACGCCCATGCCAACCGACGCCTCCctccctccttctctctctctctccctctctactgactgcatgcatgcatgcatgcgcccAGAGGATGCAAAGAGGAGTCGGCAATGCCCAGAGGATGCGCCCAGATGACGATCCACAGGAGGAGTCGGCAATGCCAAGCGTTCGTTACCTGTCCTGAGTCAATGAATGAGATCCAAGAGGATGCAAAGAGATTTCGGGAATGAATTTGAAACGACCTGCTTGCATGGAAACGGAGAGTAACGGACCTTCTCCATGCTGACGCCCCCcgctctttttattttatttatttatttagtttctttttgagacaaaaaaatcatttatttatttagttagtTGCTTAAGCCTACTGCTTTTTTATGTAATCCTTTACTGAATTAACCTCCCATTACTCCATATAtatcttctactccctccgttcctaactaCTCCTATAAAGGTGAGTTTGGTTCATGGGCTATCcctcaaaataaaaacaaaaatataagggtgtgtttggttcatGGGCTGTCCCTAAAAAAAGAATGTAAGGGTGTGTTTGCTTCATGGGCTATCACTAAGGGAGGATAACCACTTTTTTCGATGGTTGCCAGCCGTTTGGTTTGAGAGATAGAGGGGATGAGCCATTAATCATGGAATTAATCATGGAATTAAGGATAGTAAAACTGCACCTAAACCGAACTTTTTCAGGCCATTAGCGATTTCGACCGTTGGATCCTGCATCTCGATCGTCCGTGGCCTCCCAAGACATTGTTTTCTCGCATATGGGCTGGGACTGGGCCGAATGTCCTAGGGCTGCTATTCCCATGGCCGAATCGGAAGCCTCAGGTTCACTAACGATGACCAACGCCGGATGTGGAAAGAACGATCGTGATTCCCTCCGTGTCCACATAGCCCCGCATCCCCCCACTCTACACCCCGACTCCTCCAAGCGCGCCCCCGCTATCTCGTcgttgtgtgtgtttgtgtgtgtgcgagagagagagatggagccgATCAGATCACTCCCGTTCTAGGTCGAGCCTGCAAACCTCGCATGAAGAAAGAGAACATGGCATTGCCGGCGGACGGCATCACTTCCTCCACCCTGTACATGTCCgtccttctctcctccttctctacGTCCCCTATTTTATACCAGTCGCTTACTCGATTTGGTCTTTGAGAAGGTTGCGAGAGCAAGATGAGAGCCCGAGCACCAGAGCATGGGCGTCGGTGTCGTGCAAGAAGACGCATATCCAAGCATGTCCTCGCTGCCCCCACGCAGGAAGAGGCGTTCTTAGATGATTCCTAGGCCGAAGTCGACCACAATAGAATGCTCGAGGAGGTCTACTCAGGCGCGAAGGTGTACCACGCTGGGGAGGATGCATGGAAAGACATAGCGCGAGTTATTTTCTCAGCTATGATTCTAGCATGTCAGACATGCATGGTCAGTTTTGTGTTAAGTTTGGATTAGAATCCGTCTGATCCTTTCATTATCTCTATTGGGATCAGACGTCATTCAAAACAGTGAATCCTCCGAGAAGCCTGACGATCCATGACTGAAGCACCGCTATAACAACACCAATATGCTGCAACCGGTGGCCTATAGAAGACTACATGTCTAATTGATGTGCCCAATACCAAGCTATAACCAGTTGAAAtctgttttttttatttgggttctGTTTCATGTAATTATTTCTATGTGGGGAACAAAAGAGACACAGTGAACGCATCGAACACAGAAAAATAATATTTGTGTGTACTGTTGATTTACTCATATAATTTGCTTATGCTGAT
Coding sequences within:
- the LOC123439064 gene encoding flap endonuclease GEN-like 1; its protein translation is MGVRGGFWKALQPYARQEGSGYLRGRRVAVDLSSWIVSAMSTKSPTRRNIFFRTLSLFSKMGAFPVFVLDGMPSPLKARATSDPFTRCVHECVQLLGHLGMPILRAKGEAEALCAQLNREGKVDACITSDSDAFLCGAHTVIKVFRSNAKEPFECYNMAHIQDGIGLTRTRMIAMALLIGNDYDLQGVPGVGLETALDFVQLFHQDNILDE